Proteins encoded within one genomic window of Gemmatimonadaceae bacterium:
- a CDS encoding ABC transporter ATP-binding protein yields the protein MTELLQHAREYTVRRALMLGVRAMRRHPLLSIMLLIATLSQGFLQGMLVWALRKVLLLFSNEMHRDAGTLVWGAIAIFGIWLLRVFTTYLGQQASVRLAHHVEIGEMQSVLAKFMTLSVRSIERNSQGEMVLSTYEDVKGIRQVTLALGTIVLSLSRLAGLAVVCWVISPKLAIVGLITLPAGLVPAYYFGQHITRASESERLTVSTLFDSFFQVASGFRVIKVNRAEPRVLERARIIGHDLYRFVVRQNGAKNLARLLVEAVSGLGLVAVLIIGGRDVALNHLSWQSLLSLLIAIMAVYSPIVDLLGVYNTVRQYLPHLGRVAAILSTESDVRDAREAQPLLDAPAEIELQDVSFAYGEALVLQGVSATFKRGETIGIVGASGSGKSTLVSLLLRFYDPASGRILVDGVDLRLIRYKDLMDRCAIVMQEPFLFLDTVANNIRIGRPTATMEEVEAAARAANVHDEIMRMERGYDTIVGRRRDARGVSTGQKQRICIAAALLKNAPLLFLDEATSSLDSVSERRVQEALERLMEGRTTFVVAHRLSTLRAADRIMVLDRGRLMGLDSHEMLLSTCDTYRRLWQFQTGEAQELDNAYVPTV from the coding sequence ATGACGGAGCTTCTGCAGCACGCCCGCGAGTACACCGTGCGCCGGGCGCTAATGTTAGGCGTCCGCGCCATGCGGCGGCATCCGCTGCTCAGCATCATGCTGCTCATCGCGACCCTGTCGCAGGGGTTCCTTCAGGGAATGCTCGTGTGGGCACTGCGGAAGGTGCTGTTGCTGTTCAGCAACGAGATGCACCGGGATGCCGGCACCCTCGTGTGGGGTGCGATCGCAATCTTCGGCATCTGGCTGCTTCGCGTGTTCACGACGTATCTCGGCCAGCAAGCGTCGGTTCGGCTCGCACACCACGTCGAGATCGGTGAGATGCAGAGTGTGCTCGCCAAGTTCATGACGCTCTCCGTTCGGAGCATCGAACGCAACAGCCAGGGCGAGATGGTGTTGTCGACGTACGAAGACGTGAAGGGCATCAGGCAGGTGACCTTGGCGCTCGGAACGATCGTGCTCTCGCTGTCGCGACTTGCGGGCCTGGCGGTCGTTTGCTGGGTGATCAGTCCTAAGTTGGCGATCGTTGGACTGATCACGCTGCCGGCAGGCCTCGTCCCGGCGTACTACTTCGGACAGCACATCACCCGCGCATCCGAAAGTGAGCGGCTCACGGTGAGCACGCTGTTCGACAGCTTCTTCCAGGTTGCTTCCGGGTTCCGCGTCATCAAGGTGAACCGCGCTGAACCGCGGGTGCTCGAGCGCGCGCGCATTATTGGACACGATCTCTACCGGTTCGTCGTGCGACAGAACGGCGCGAAGAACCTTGCGCGTTTGTTGGTCGAAGCGGTGTCCGGTTTGGGACTGGTCGCGGTGCTCATCATCGGCGGCCGTGACGTCGCACTCAATCATCTGTCGTGGCAATCGCTGCTCAGCCTTCTCATCGCGATCATGGCCGTGTACTCGCCGATCGTCGACTTGCTTGGCGTCTACAACACCGTTCGCCAGTACCTCCCGCACCTCGGCCGCGTCGCTGCGATTCTCTCCACGGAATCGGACGTGCGCGATGCGCGCGAGGCGCAGCCCCTGCTCGATGCGCCGGCAGAGATCGAGCTACAGGACGTCTCTTTTGCGTACGGTGAGGCGCTCGTGCTGCAGGGGGTGTCGGCGACGTTCAAGCGTGGTGAGACGATCGGAATCGTGGGAGCTTCCGGATCGGGCAAGTCGACGTTGGTGTCCTTGCTCTTGCGCTTCTACGATCCGGCATCGGGACGCATTCTCGTGGATGGCGTCGATCTCCGGCTGATTCGCTACAAGGACTTGATGGATCGCTGCGCCATCGTAATGCAGGAGCCGTTTCTGTTTCTCGACACGGTCGCGAACAACATTCGCATTGGGCGGCCCACAGCCACGATGGAAGAGGTCGAGGCTGCGGCACGCGCGGCCAACGTGCATGACGAGATCATGCGGATGGAGCGCGGCTATGACACCATTGTTGGTCGGAGGCGCGACGCCCGAGGCGTTTCGACGGGACAAAAGCAACGCATCTGCATTGCTGCCGCGTTGCTCAAGAACGCGCCGTTGCTCTTCCTGGATGAAGCAACGAGCAGCCTCGACTCCGTATCCGAGCGACGCGTGCAGGAGGCGCTCGAGCGCTTGATGGAAGGGCGCACGACGTTCGTCGTGGCACACCGCCTCTCCACGCTGCGCGCGGCGGATCGCATCATGGTGCTCGATCGCGGCCGCCTGATGGGGCTCGATTCGCACGAGATGCTGCTCAGCACGTGCGACACCTACCGGCGTCTCTGGCAGTTCCAGACCGGCGAGGCGCAGGAGCTCGACAACGCGTACGTCCCAACGGTCTAA
- a CDS encoding glycosyltransferase family protein, whose translation MIAAIVQARMGSTRLPGKVLMPAAGRPLLAHLLERLGRSRTVDRIVVATSGDRRDDPIVACCESLGVDTFRGSESDVLDRYYRASVLAGADLVVRVTADCPLVDPMIVDAMVRYALDHDGEADLVTNRHPLTFPDGLDLDVIPSHALARAWREAMTQQQREHVIPYFWDAGLRVHNLEHPANLYLHHRWTLDYAEDYALIRHLIETLYPSHGASFTMEDLVRQAEQDAELSRSNAQYIVPQTVAQSGRLLALAATPTPVDA comes from the coding sequence ATGATCGCGGCGATCGTACAGGCGCGGATGGGGTCGACGCGTTTGCCCGGCAAGGTCCTCATGCCGGCGGCCGGCCGTCCACTGCTTGCGCACCTCCTCGAGCGTCTGGGCAGGTCTCGAACCGTCGATCGCATCGTGGTCGCGACATCGGGCGACCGCCGCGACGATCCGATCGTGGCCTGCTGCGAATCGTTAGGCGTCGACACGTTTCGTGGGAGCGAGAGCGATGTCCTCGATCGGTACTATCGCGCGTCCGTTCTCGCAGGCGCCGACCTGGTCGTGCGCGTCACCGCCGACTGTCCGCTCGTGGATCCGATGATCGTGGATGCAATGGTCCGCTATGCGCTCGACCACGATGGCGAGGCCGATCTCGTGACCAATCGGCACCCCCTCACGTTCCCGGACGGACTCGACCTGGACGTCATCCCGTCCCACGCCCTCGCGCGCGCGTGGCGCGAGGCGATGACGCAGCAGCAGCGCGAGCACGTGATTCCGTACTTCTGGGACGCCGGACTTCGCGTCCACAACCTCGAGCACCCGGCAAATCTCTATCTGCATCATCGCTGGACGCTCGATTACGCCGAGGACTACGCACTCATCCGGCACCTCATCGAGACCCTGTATCCATCGCACGGCGCTTCGTTCACGATGGAAGACCTCGTTCGACAGGCCGAACAGGACGCCGAGCTCTCGCGGTCGAATGCGCAGTACATTGTTCCGCAGACGGTCGCGCAGTCGGGCCGGCTGCTCGCCCTTGCTGCAACGCCGACCCCTGTCGACGCATGA
- a CDS encoding DUF4910 domain-containing protein: MTETTLSAPIRPPLTGASDYTQADLVHALRASGIESGDLIFAHIGLDALGSPYGCATDDETSAMLMRAFDDVLGPTGTLLVPTYTFSFCRQQPFDIEHTPTEGGPWSTFGPFLEYFRRRAGTVRSGDPIHSVAGCGPLAAAILGDVPPTCFGPGSVFDRLRAANGKVCTIGVGLSEASFQHFVEESVGVPFRFRKLFTGVVREQGRERKTGWVFNVRILGDESEPHLTRLEAAARAAGICTLAPVGRDAVRTAACAPLYDLIARELRRDPWFTARGPAADPIEMERRRVPPRRFPVSLGANASMTEMIDGLWRLPRDIVSDGYDAALAALARQVPMAVHEYPAGSECWSWIVPERWTCHEAYLETVDGQRLFSYADHPLHVVSYSLPFDGVVSRETLLAHLHVDEKQPDAIPFIFKYYERDWGLCCSKTLRDSLHDDEYRVVIRTTFAFDTLKVGEVVARGSSDEIVMLCAHLCHPHMVNDDLSGVVVGIDVMRALLARRDLHYTYRFTIVPETIGSVAYLSRNEHLIPRLTGGLFLEMLGLEHPHALQLSFAGNTPLDEVFGEALRAADPQGWTGAFRTVIGNDERQYNAPGVRAPMLSLSRVVRPESPEWPYRGYHSSNDTPALARRESLEASRDLVLRMIDALEAECVPVNLYKGEVFCSRFGAHIDFYTNPEGNKALFDILFLVDGTRTVRQIAKECGISLEAARGTIAELERRGILRLGPVPAASTASPMASHRPADR, from the coding sequence ATGACGGAAACCACCTTGTCCGCTCCGATTCGCCCCCCGTTGACCGGCGCGAGCGACTACACGCAGGCCGATCTGGTCCACGCGCTGCGCGCATCTGGAATCGAATCAGGCGACCTCATCTTTGCCCACATCGGTCTCGATGCGTTAGGCAGCCCGTACGGCTGCGCGACCGATGACGAGACGAGCGCGATGCTCATGCGCGCGTTCGACGACGTGCTTGGTCCGACGGGCACGCTGCTCGTTCCAACCTATACGTTCTCGTTCTGCCGCCAGCAGCCGTTCGACATCGAACACACGCCGACGGAAGGCGGACCCTGGAGCACGTTCGGTCCGTTTCTCGAGTATTTTCGTCGGCGCGCCGGGACCGTCCGGTCGGGCGACCCCATTCATTCGGTGGCCGGGTGTGGTCCGCTCGCCGCCGCCATCCTGGGCGACGTGCCGCCGACGTGCTTCGGTCCGGGCAGCGTCTTCGATCGCCTGCGTGCCGCGAACGGCAAGGTGTGCACGATCGGCGTCGGGTTGAGCGAAGCCAGCTTTCAGCACTTCGTCGAGGAGTCGGTAGGCGTGCCATTCCGCTTCCGGAAACTCTTCACCGGCGTCGTCCGCGAGCAGGGACGGGAGCGGAAAACGGGATGGGTGTTCAACGTTCGTATCCTCGGGGACGAGAGCGAACCGCACCTCACTCGCCTCGAAGCCGCGGCTCGCGCGGCAGGCATCTGCACGCTCGCGCCCGTTGGGCGTGACGCGGTGCGCACGGCCGCCTGCGCGCCGCTGTACGATTTGATCGCGCGCGAGTTGCGGCGTGATCCCTGGTTCACCGCGCGCGGACCGGCGGCGGATCCGATCGAGATGGAACGCCGGCGCGTGCCGCCGAGGCGCTTCCCGGTTTCGTTAGGCGCCAACGCGTCCATGACCGAGATGATCGACGGCCTCTGGCGTTTGCCGCGCGACATCGTCTCCGACGGCTACGACGCCGCGCTGGCCGCGCTCGCCCGGCAAGTGCCGATGGCGGTGCACGAATATCCGGCAGGCAGCGAATGCTGGAGCTGGATCGTGCCCGAGAGGTGGACCTGCCACGAGGCGTATCTCGAAACCGTCGATGGCCAGCGGCTGTTTTCGTACGCCGATCATCCGTTGCACGTGGTGTCGTACTCGCTGCCGTTCGATGGAGTCGTCTCGCGAGAGACGCTGCTTGCCCACTTGCACGTCGATGAGAAGCAGCCGGATGCGATTCCGTTCATCTTCAAGTACTACGAGCGCGATTGGGGACTGTGCTGCAGCAAGACCCTTCGCGACTCGCTGCACGACGACGAGTATCGGGTTGTTATTCGCACCACCTTCGCGTTCGACACGTTGAAGGTCGGCGAAGTGGTCGCGCGCGGCTCGAGCGACGAAATCGTCATGCTGTGCGCGCACTTGTGTCATCCGCACATGGTGAACGACGATCTCAGCGGCGTCGTGGTCGGGATTGATGTCATGCGCGCGCTGCTCGCGCGGCGGGACCTTCACTATACCTACCGCTTCACGATCGTCCCCGAGACCATCGGATCCGTCGCGTACCTGAGTCGGAACGAACATCTCATTCCGCGCCTAACCGGCGGCCTCTTTCTCGAGATGCTCGGGCTCGAGCATCCGCACGCACTGCAGCTATCGTTTGCCGGCAATACGCCGCTCGATGAGGTGTTCGGTGAGGCGCTGCGTGCAGCCGACCCGCAGGGATGGACGGGTGCGTTCCGTACCGTCATCGGAAACGACGAGCGCCAGTACAACGCGCCCGGTGTACGCGCCCCGATGTTGTCGCTCTCTCGTGTGGTGCGCCCCGAGTCACCGGAGTGGCCGTATCGCGGCTATCACTCGAGCAACGACACGCCCGCGCTCGCCCGGCGCGAGAGCCTGGAAGCTTCCCGAGATCTGGTGCTGCGCATGATCGATGCGCTCGAAGCGGAGTGCGTCCCCGTGAACCTGTACAAGGGCGAAGTGTTCTGCTCGCGATTCGGCGCGCACATCGATTTCTACACGAACCCGGAAGGCAACAAGGCGTTGTTCGACATTCTTTTTCTTGTCGATGGCACCAGAACTGTGAGGCAGATCGCGAAGGAGTGCGGCATTTCTCTCGAAGCCGCACGCGGTACGATCGCCGAGCTCGAGCGCCGCGGGATTCTGCGGTTGGGCCCCGTGCCGGCCGCGAGCACGGCGAGCCCGATGGCCTCCCATCGGCCCGCCGACCGATGA